A part of Olleya sp. Bg11-27 genomic DNA contains:
- a CDS encoding DUF1569 domain-containing protein has protein sequence MSLHTVNKTLDKLELAIKNHTVSNLKVSKSNVAWHIDHSLKVINNVCIALQKSDPILYKNNFSLLGKLFFALGFFPRGKATAPEHVKPPEVITKEDIISQIQLAKTNVETIASLDKNAFFKHPLFGHINTTRVPKFLALHTNHHLKIIKAIVTK, from the coding sequence ATGAGTTTACACACTGTAAATAAGACACTAGACAAATTAGAGTTAGCGATTAAAAACCATACTGTTTCTAATCTAAAAGTATCAAAAAGCAATGTCGCTTGGCATATAGACCATAGCCTAAAGGTTATTAATAATGTTTGTATTGCGCTTCAAAAATCTGATCCCATTTTATATAAAAATAATTTTAGTCTTTTAGGAAAGCTATTCTTTGCACTCGGCTTCTTTCCAAGAGGAAAAGCTACAGCGCCAGAACATGTTAAACCACCAGAAGTAATTACCAAAGAAGATATCATTTCTCAAATACAACTCGCAAAAACTAATGTTGAGACTATTGCTAGTCTAGATAAGAACGCTTTTTTTAAGCATCCCTTATTTGGCCATATTAACACAACTAGAGTTCCTAAATTCTTAGCACTGCATACTAATCACCATTTAAAGATTATAAAGGCTATTGTAACAAAGTAG
- the ahcY gene encoding adenosylhomocysteinase has protein sequence MSTKNVAYVPNKVKDMSLAAWGRKEIILAEAEMPGLMSLREEYKNEQPLKGARIAGCLHMTIQTAVLIETLQALGAEVTWSSCNIFSTQDQAAAAIADAGTAVYAWKDMTEEEFDWCIEQTLFFGEDRQPLNMILDDGGDLTNMVLDKYPELSAGIKGLSEETTTGVHRLYERVKNGTLTMPAINVNDSVTKSKFDNKYGCKESAVDAIRRATDIMLAGKRVTVCGYGDVGKGTAASFKGAGSIVTVTEIDPICALQAAMDGFEVKKLETVVGNSDIIITTTGNKDIVRAEHFEAMKDKVIVCNIGHFDNEIQVGWLNEKHGNTKDTIKPQVDKYTIDGKDIILLAEGRLVNLGCATGHPSFVMSNSFTNQTLAQIELWKNSAAYKNDVYMLPKYLDEKVAKLHLAKIGVELTELAEYQADYIGVKVEGPYKPEHYRY, from the coding sequence ATGAGTACAAAAAACGTTGCTTACGTACCTAATAAGGTAAAGGACATGTCGCTTGCGGCTTGGGGAAGAAAAGAAATTATTTTAGCTGAAGCAGAGATGCCAGGTTTAATGAGTTTACGTGAAGAGTATAAAAACGAGCAGCCTTTAAAAGGAGCACGTATTGCTGGATGTTTACACATGACGATACAAACTGCTGTCTTAATTGAAACATTACAAGCCTTAGGAGCAGAAGTTACTTGGAGTTCTTGTAACATTTTCTCTACACAAGATCAAGCTGCTGCTGCTATCGCAGATGCAGGAACTGCTGTGTACGCTTGGAAAGATATGACTGAGGAAGAATTTGATTGGTGTATCGAACAAACTTTATTTTTTGGTGAAGACAGACAACCATTAAATATGATTTTAGATGATGGTGGAGATTTAACTAACATGGTATTAGACAAATACCCAGAATTATCTGCAGGAATTAAAGGATTATCTGAAGAAACTACAACTGGAGTTCACAGATTATACGAGCGTGTTAAAAATGGTACATTAACAATGCCAGCTATTAACGTAAACGATTCTGTAACTAAATCTAAATTTGACAACAAATACGGTTGTAAAGAATCTGCTGTAGATGCTATACGTCGTGCAACAGATATTATGTTAGCTGGTAAACGTGTTACTGTTTGTGGATACGGTGATGTTGGTAAAGGTACTGCTGCTTCTTTTAAAGGTGCTGGTAGTATTGTAACCGTAACAGAAATTGACCCAATTTGTGCTTTACAAGCTGCAATGGACGGTTTTGAAGTTAAAAAATTGGAAACTGTTGTTGGTAATAGTGATATTATCATTACAACTACAGGAAATAAAGATATTGTACGTGCAGAGCATTTTGAAGCAATGAAAGACAAAGTAATCGTTTGTAATATCGGTCACTTTGATAACGAAATCCAAGTAGGTTGGTTAAACGAAAAGCATGGTAACACAAAAGATACTATCAAGCCTCAAGTTGACAAATACACCATTGATGGAAAAGATATTATTCTTTTAGCAGAAGGACGTTTAGTAAACTTAGGTTGCGCAACAGGACACCCTAGTTTTGTAATGAGTAACTCATTTACTAACCAAACGTTAGCACAAATCGAACTTTGGAAAAACAGCGCAGCATACAAAAATGATGTGTACATGTTACCAAAGTATTTAGATGAAAAAGTAGCAAAATTACATTTAGCTAAAATTGGTGTTGAGTTAACAGAACTTGCAGAATACCAAGCTGATTATATTGGCGTAAAGGTTGAAGGACCATACAAACCAGAACATTACCGTTACTAA
- a CDS encoding AAA family ATPase, translated as MEKILTQQPANCIKIVLFGPESTGKTTLSKQLALHYHSVWVPEYARDYLQNKWDRDRKICEPKDLLPIARGQMTLENELAKKTDSVLICDTDLLEYKVYSEAYYSGMCDPILEKYALENTYDLYFLTYIDTPWQADDLRDKPEEREAMFNEFESALIKYKRPYVLLKGDKRTRLQLATEHIDLLLAKYNDAV; from the coding sequence ATGGAAAAAATACTTACGCAACAACCTGCAAATTGTATAAAAATTGTACTGTTCGGACCTGAATCTACTGGGAAAACAACATTGTCAAAACAATTAGCATTACATTATCATTCGGTTTGGGTACCAGAATACGCAAGAGATTATCTTCAAAATAAATGGGATAGGGATAGAAAGATTTGCGAGCCTAAGGATTTATTGCCCATAGCCAGAGGGCAAATGACCTTGGAAAATGAGTTGGCGAAAAAAACAGACTCTGTATTGATTTGTGATACAGACTTATTGGAATATAAAGTCTATTCTGAAGCTTATTATTCTGGGATGTGTGATCCTATACTTGAAAAATATGCATTAGAAAATACTTACGATTTATACTTTTTAACGTATATTGATACGCCTTGGCAGGCAGATGACCTACGTGATAAGCCTGAAGAACGGGAAGCTATGTTTAACGAGTTTGAATCGGCTTTAATAAAATATAAAAGACCATATGTTTTATTAAAAGGTGATAAAAGAACAAGACTACAATTAGCAACAGAACATATAGATTTATTATTAGCAAAATATAACGATGCAGTTTAA
- the rpmA gene encoding 50S ribosomal protein L27: protein MAHKKGVGSSKNGRESESKRLGVKIFGGQAAIAGNIILRQRGNTHHPAENVYQGKDHTLHARVDGLVKFTKKRDNKSYVSIEPFQA from the coding sequence ATGGCTCACAAAAAAGGAGTTGGTAGTTCGAAGAATGGTAGAGAATCAGAATCAAAACGTTTAGGCGTTAAGATATTTGGTGGACAAGCTGCTATTGCTGGAAATATCATATTAAGACAACGTGGTAATACGCATCACCCAGCGGAGAACGTATACCAAGGAAAAGATCATACTTTACACGCTAGAGTTGATGGTTTAGTAAAATTCACAAAGAAAAGAGACAACAAGTCTTACGTTTCTATTGAGCCTTTCCAGGCTTAA
- the rplU gene encoding 50S ribosomal protein L21 codes for MYAIVEIAGHQFKVEKDQKVFVNRLATEEGQNVSFDNVLLIADGSNITVGAPAIGGAQVSAKVLKHLQGDKVIVFKKKRRKGYRKKNGHRQALTEIVIESIVASGAKPAAKAEKAAPKKETKKVEAKAAPKKAAKATGKADDLKKVEGIGPKIAETLVEAGIATFAELAKTDAAKISEIIAGVRGNHVTDTWPAQAQLAADGKWDELKKWQDELDGGKA; via the coding sequence ATGTACGCAATTGTAGAGATAGCAGGGCATCAATTTAAAGTTGAAAAAGACCAAAAAGTTTTTGTTAACCGTTTAGCAACAGAAGAAGGACAAAACGTATCATTTGATAATGTTCTTTTAATTGCAGATGGTTCTAACATAACTGTAGGCGCCCCAGCTATAGGCGGAGCACAAGTAAGTGCAAAAGTCTTAAAGCACCTTCAAGGTGATAAAGTTATTGTTTTCAAAAAGAAAAGAAGAAAAGGTTACCGTAAGAAAAACGGACACAGACAAGCCTTAACTGAAATTGTTATTGAAAGTATAGTAGCTTCAGGAGCTAAGCCAGCAGCGAAAGCTGAGAAAGCTGCTCCGAAAAAAGAAACTAAAAAAGTAGAAGCTAAAGCTGCGCCTAAAAAGGCTGCTAAGGCAACTGGAAAAGCTGACGACTTGAAAAAAGTTGAAGGTATTGGACCAAAAATTGCTGAAACATTAGTGGAAGCAGGAATCGCTACTTTTGCTGAATTAGCTAAAACTGATGCAGCTAAAATTTCTGAAATCATTGCAGGTGTTCGTGGTAATCACGTAACTGACACATGGCCAGCACAAGCGCAATTAGCTGCTGATGGTAAATGGGATGAGTTAAAGAAATGGCAAGACGAATTAGATGGTGGTAAAGCGTAA
- a CDS encoding M16 family metallopeptidase codes for MKKSLFSLAALLLAGFSATAQEVKYEEFDLDNGLHVILHQDNSAPVVTVGVMYDVGGKDLGGTPETGLRTGFAHFFEHLLFEGTQNIERGEWFKIVTSNGGSNNANTSLDRTYYYEVFPSNNLELGLWMESERMLHPVIDQVGVDTQNEVVKEEKRLRYDNSPYGQFLFAVSDNLFSKHPYKNKNIGEMSDLDNSTLEEFQAYFKKWYTPNNAALVIAGDIDTTEAKRLAKLYFEDIPSGEVPVRNFQKEDPITEAIDAKFYDQNIQIPAIITGYRTPGFAERDSYILNMISTYLSDGKSSKLYKKLVDDKKMALQAGAINIPQQDYSIYAIYGLPLGETSLETLLAEMDEEVVKLQTELISEKDFEKLQNKFENQFVNSNSSVQGIAASLATNYMLYKNTDLINSEINIYRNATREDIQAVAKKYLNPNQRVVLEYLPKKDEN; via the coding sequence ATGAAAAAAAGTTTATTCTCATTAGCTGCTTTGCTTTTAGCCGGTTTTTCCGCTACCGCACAAGAAGTTAAATACGAAGAGTTTGATTTAGATAACGGTTTACACGTTATCTTACATCAAGACAATTCCGCTCCAGTAGTAACTGTAGGCGTAATGTATGACGTTGGTGGTAAAGATTTAGGAGGTACTCCTGAGACAGGTCTAAGAACAGGTTTTGCCCATTTTTTCGAACACCTATTATTTGAAGGTACTCAAAACATTGAACGCGGCGAATGGTTCAAAATAGTAACTTCTAATGGAGGAAGTAATAATGCTAACACTTCTTTAGACAGAACATATTATTACGAAGTGTTTCCATCAAACAATTTAGAACTTGGACTTTGGATGGAATCAGAGCGTATGCTTCACCCAGTTATTGACCAAGTTGGTGTTGACACGCAAAATGAGGTTGTTAAAGAAGAAAAAAGATTACGTTACGACAACTCTCCTTACGGTCAGTTTTTATTTGCTGTAAGCGATAATTTATTTTCAAAGCACCCTTACAAAAATAAAAACATTGGAGAGATGTCTGATTTAGACAACTCTACTTTAGAAGAATTTCAAGCCTATTTCAAAAAGTGGTACACACCTAATAATGCGGCTTTAGTTATAGCTGGAGATATCGATACAACAGAGGCTAAACGACTAGCCAAACTTTACTTTGAAGATATACCAAGTGGAGAAGTACCGGTTAGAAACTTCCAAAAGGAAGACCCTATTACTGAAGCTATAGACGCTAAATTTTACGATCAAAACATACAAATACCTGCAATTATAACAGGATATAGAACGCCTGGTTTTGCAGAACGCGACTCTTATATTCTAAATATGATCTCGACGTATTTAAGTGATGGTAAATCTTCTAAATTATACAAAAAGCTAGTAGATGATAAAAAAATGGCATTACAAGCAGGTGCTATTAACATACCACAACAAGATTACAGTATTTATGCTATTTATGGATTACCATTAGGTGAAACCTCTTTAGAAACATTACTTGCAGAAATGGATGAAGAAGTTGTAAAGCTTCAAACTGAACTAATTTCTGAAAAAGATTTCGAGAAACTTCAAAACAAATTTGAAAACCAATTTGTTAATTCTAACTCGAGTGTTCAAGGTATCGCTGCATCCTTAGCAACAAATTATATGTTATATAAAAACACAGATTTAATTAATTCTGAGATTAACATATACAGAAACGCCACTAGAGAAGATATTCAGGCTGTGGCTAAAAAGTATTTAAACCCAAACCAACGTGTTGTTTTAGAGTACTTACCTAAAAAAGACGAAAACTAA
- a CDS encoding M16 family metallopeptidase, with translation MKTKITALIAVLFISISASAQIDRSKQPKPGPAPAITLEIPGEFELKNGLKVLIVENHKLPRVSYSLTIDNQPITEGDKAGTSAMLGAMLGNGTTSIAKDAFNEEIDFLGARLNFSSDGAFASGLSKYSDRILELMADAAINPLFSAEEFDKEKDRVLEGLKSNEKSVDAVADRVGGALSYGTKHPYGEFISEETVNNINLDNVRAFYQKYFNPNNAYLVIIGDVDFKTVEKQVKKYFKKWDKGIDFTTNLVIPNPNVASTQINFVNMPNAVQSNISLTNNVKLEMSDPDYHAVLIANKILGGGFNSYLNMNLREANGWTYGARSGIGTSRYGASRFTAGAAVRNMVTDSSVIETLKEIKRIKNEPVSAEALANAKAKYVGDFVLALESPQTIARYALNIKLNKLPSDFYKTYLSKINAVTIADVQRVANKYFKPENARIIIVGKGSEVISGLEKTGIPIKYYDKFANSVAKPEFSKPIPAGVTAKSVLDNYITAIGGVNNINKVNTVKMGGDFVVQGAPALTVELKKTKDNKQSMEVAMQGMVMMKSKWNGTTGYGEQGGQKTTLSDTEITDKKSDLGMFPETKYDIANVTLESIVDIDGADSYKVKVMTGDAASFRYYDVATNLLVQEESTTKAQGQDMTTTVKYDNYSEVNGVKFPYAQTIIAGPQTMSMNIKNVKVNEGVTDADFN, from the coding sequence ATGAAAACAAAAATAACAGCCTTAATAGCGGTATTGTTTATATCAATTTCGGCATCAGCTCAAATTGACAGATCTAAACAACCAAAACCAGGTCCAGCTCCAGCAATTACACTGGAAATACCTGGAGAATTTGAATTAAAAAACGGACTTAAAGTCCTAATTGTAGAAAACCATAAATTACCAAGAGTATCTTACTCTTTAACCATAGACAACCAACCTATCACAGAAGGTGACAAAGCGGGGACATCTGCAATGTTAGGAGCTATGTTAGGTAACGGAACAACATCTATTGCTAAAGATGCTTTTAACGAAGAAATAGACTTTTTGGGTGCTAGACTTAACTTTAGCTCTGATGGTGCTTTCGCAAGTGGATTATCAAAATATTCTGATCGTATATTAGAATTAATGGCAGATGCTGCTATCAATCCTTTATTTTCTGCTGAAGAATTTGACAAAGAAAAAGATCGTGTTTTAGAAGGACTAAAAAGTAACGAAAAAAGTGTAGATGCTGTTGCTGATCGTGTTGGTGGCGCCTTATCATACGGAACAAAACACCCTTACGGAGAGTTTATCTCTGAAGAAACGGTAAACAACATTAACCTTGATAATGTCCGTGCATTTTACCAAAAGTACTTCAACCCTAACAATGCTTATTTAGTTATTATAGGTGATGTCGATTTTAAAACAGTTGAAAAACAAGTTAAAAAGTATTTTAAAAAATGGGACAAAGGAATTGATTTCACTACAAACCTAGTAATCCCTAACCCTAACGTTGCAAGTACACAAATTAACTTTGTGAACATGCCAAATGCAGTACAATCAAATATATCTTTAACTAATAATGTTAAGTTAGAGATGAGCGACCCTGATTATCACGCTGTCTTAATTGCTAATAAAATTTTAGGTGGTGGTTTCAATAGTTACCTAAACATGAATTTACGCGAAGCCAATGGTTGGACTTATGGTGCCCGATCAGGAATAGGAACATCGCGTTACGGAGCTTCTAGATTTACAGCCGGTGCTGCAGTTAGAAACATGGTTACAGATAGTTCTGTAATTGAAACTTTAAAAGAAATTAAAAGAATTAAAAACGAACCAGTTTCAGCCGAAGCCTTAGCAAATGCAAAAGCAAAGTATGTTGGTGATTTTGTTTTAGCTTTAGAAAGCCCTCAAACAATTGCTAGATATGCTTTAAACATCAAGTTAAACAAATTACCAAGTGATTTTTACAAAACGTATTTATCTAAAATAAATGCCGTAACTATTGCTGACGTACAACGTGTCGCTAATAAATATTTCAAGCCTGAAAATGCTAGAATAATCATCGTTGGAAAAGGTAGCGAAGTAATTTCTGGATTAGAGAAAACAGGAATCCCAATTAAATACTACGATAAATTTGCTAATTCTGTTGCTAAACCAGAATTCTCTAAACCAATACCTGCCGGTGTTACAGCTAAATCTGTCTTAGATAACTATATCACAGCAATTGGAGGAGTTAACAATATCAACAAGGTAAACACTGTAAAAATGGGTGGTGATTTTGTTGTACAAGGCGCCCCTGCATTAACTGTAGAATTAAAGAAAACTAAAGACAACAAACAGTCTATGGAAGTTGCTATGCAAGGTATGGTAATGATGAAGTCTAAATGGAATGGAACTACTGGATATGGTGAGCAAGGCGGTCAAAAAACCACATTATCAGACACTGAAATAACAGATAAAAAATCAGACCTTGGTATGTTTCCTGAAACTAAATACGACATAGCTAATGTAACCTTAGAAAGCATTGTTGATATTGATGGTGCAGACAGCTACAAAGTAAAAGTTATGACAGGAGACGCTGCGTCTTTCCGATATTACGATGTTGCAACAAACTTACTTGTACAAGAAGAAAGTACGACTAAAGCTCAAGGTCAAGACATGACAACAACAGTTAAATATGATAATTATTCTGAAGTAAACGGTGTAAAATTTCCTTACGCTCAAACAATCATAGCTGGACCACAAACCATGTCTATGAATATTAAAAATGTAAAAGTAAACGAAGGTGTTACAGATGCAGATTTTAACTAA
- a CDS encoding geranylgeranylglyceryl/heptaprenylglyceryl phosphate synthase: protein MTVYNDILSAKATKKKLLAILIDPDKFDVNLIAQFVNKISESIITHIFVGGSTVEVEVTQKLVSALKPLTKLPIVLFPGDVTQISKDADAILFLSLISGRNPKYLIEKQIEAVSILKQTNLEVIPTGYILIENGIETAVQKVTNTLPIPTALQSLVADTAKAGELLGKKLIYLEAGSGALFPVPLDMISFVNQDLKIPLIVGGGIRTIQQLDDAYKAGADLVVIGTAFENNKDFFNELKR from the coding sequence ATGACGGTTTACAACGACATACTTTCCGCGAAAGCGACAAAAAAGAAACTATTAGCAATCTTAATAGATCCTGATAAGTTTGATGTTAATTTAATAGCTCAATTTGTCAATAAAATAAGCGAATCAATAATCACTCATATTTTTGTAGGCGGAAGTACGGTGGAAGTAGAAGTGACACAAAAATTAGTGTCAGCTTTAAAACCATTAACAAAATTACCAATAGTGTTATTTCCTGGAGATGTGACTCAGATCTCTAAGGACGCAGATGCGATTTTATTTTTGTCATTAATTTCTGGACGTAATCCAAAGTATTTAATCGAGAAACAAATTGAAGCAGTCTCTATTTTAAAGCAGACTAACTTAGAAGTGATCCCGACAGGTTATATATTAATTGAGAATGGTATAGAAACGGCAGTCCAAAAGGTAACTAATACATTGCCAATACCAACAGCCTTGCAAAGCCTTGTTGCAGATACTGCAAAAGCTGGAGAGCTATTGGGTAAAAAGTTGATTTACCTTGAGGCTGGTAGTGGTGCTTTATTTCCGGTACCTCTGGATATGATTAGTTTTGTAAATCAAGATTTGAAGATTCCGTTAATAGTAGGTGGTGGTATAAGGACCATACAGCAGTTAGATGACGCTTATAAAGCTGGGGCTGACCTTGTTGTGATTGGTACCGCTTTTGAAAATAACAAAGATTTTTTTAACGAATTAAAACGATAA
- the pnuC gene encoding nicotinamide riboside transporter PnuC: protein MSQVFNFFFGQYLEYDTGDIVLEIVAVVFGFLSVWYSKENKIWVFPTGMISTMIFVYLLLKWGLLGDMMINAYYFIMSVYGWYIWTLKVDKNHVTPVARMTTKERTLSVLIFIGTLFFVYFVYQWFDKWTSWVAYVDTITTAIFFVGMWLMARRKIENWIFWIIGDIISVPLYFYKGFTFTSFQYLGFTIIAIYGYLAWKKYLRNNLQIV, encoded by the coding sequence ATGAGCCAAGTTTTTAATTTCTTTTTTGGGCAATATTTAGAGTACGACACTGGTGATATTGTACTAGAAATTGTTGCAGTCGTTTTTGGATTTTTATCCGTTTGGTACTCTAAAGAAAATAAAATTTGGGTGTTTCCAACAGGTATGATTAGCACCATGATTTTTGTCTACTTATTGTTAAAATGGGGATTGTTAGGAGATATGATGATAAACGCTTATTATTTTATAATGAGTGTCTATGGTTGGTATATTTGGACCTTAAAAGTAGATAAAAACCATGTGACACCTGTCGCTAGAATGACAACAAAGGAAAGGACCCTGAGTGTGCTTATTTTTATAGGAACATTGTTTTTTGTTTATTTTGTATACCAATGGTTTGATAAATGGACTAGTTGGGTGGCTTATGTTGATACGATAACAACTGCTATCTTTTTTGTAGGGATGTGGTTAATGGCGAGACGAAAGATAGAAAATTGGATTTTTTGGATAATCGGAGATATAATCTCAGTGCCTTTGTATTTTTATAAAGGGTTTACGTTTACATCTTTTCAATATTTAGGTTTTACAATAATTGCCATTTATGGATATTTAGCATGGAAAAAATACTTACGCAACAACCTGCAAATTGTATAA
- a CDS encoding 4'-phosphopantetheinyl transferase family protein — translation MPLYKTITPNSQTTVKIWKINESYDHLIKGLDLKPESLTRVLGMKSELHQRGFLSVRHLLKAFGYSDQDLFYDANGKPHLKDGKQISITHSFTFSGVIISDHEVGIDIERQRDKIAIIAKKFVAYEFAYLDKHTSDYISKLTVIWGIKESLYKLFATPGMLFREHFFVIPFTMNDSQTMCWIDYKGLKKRYTANYLEFEGFTCAYVIE, via the coding sequence ATGCCTCTATATAAAACCATTACTCCTAATTCACAAACTACTGTTAAAATCTGGAAGATTAACGAGTCTTACGACCATTTAATCAAGGGTTTAGATTTGAAACCAGAGAGTTTAACCCGTGTTTTAGGTATGAAAAGCGAGCTACACCAACGTGGATTTTTAAGTGTACGTCACTTATTAAAAGCATTTGGTTATAGCGATCAAGATTTATTTTATGATGCCAATGGTAAGCCGCATTTAAAAGATGGAAAACAGATCTCTATTACACATAGCTTTACGTTTTCTGGCGTCATTATAAGTGATCATGAAGTGGGTATAGATATAGAGCGACAACGAGACAAAATAGCGATCATTGCCAAAAAATTTGTTGCCTATGAGTTTGCATATTTGGATAAGCATACGTCTGATTACATAAGTAAACTAACCGTTATATGGGGAATTAAAGAGTCTTTGTACAAACTATTTGCAACACCAGGTATGCTTTTTAGAGAACATTTTTTTGTGATTCCATTTACAATGAATGATTCTCAAACGATGTGTTGGATTGATTACAAAGGATTAAAAAAGAGATACACAGCCAATTATCTAGAGTTTGAAGGATTTACTTGTGCTTATGTTATAGAATAA
- a CDS encoding thiamine-binding protein — protein sequence MNISVDLTLSPLSNDYEQHVIDFIKALRASDFKVLENPLSTQIFGEFDQLMPFLNEKIKDSFENQDMCVLTIKVVKTDRSDYEPSF from the coding sequence ATGAATATTTCAGTAGACTTAACATTGTCCCCTTTAAGTAACGATTACGAACAACATGTTATTGATTTTATTAAAGCATTAAGAGCCTCTGATTTTAAAGTTTTAGAAAACCCTTTAAGTACTCAGATTTTTGGAGAATTTGACCAATTAATGCCTTTTTTAAATGAAAAAATTAAAGACTCTTTTGAGAATCAAGACATGTGTGTGTTAACAATAAAAGTGGTTAAAACGGATAGAAGCGATTATGAGCCAAGTTTTTAA
- a CDS encoding DUF4199 domain-containing protein, with amino-acid sequence MKNVTLPIRFGIVISASLIAYFLFLALFNLHTNAVFSLGNGLITAFGIYEVIKYYKLKVGKQFTYANGFKQGLIAGFVATFIFTAFFLLYATEINPLFLAQLLEVFEGQYNVGAGLVSFVVAIMGFSTTVVLTLTFMQLFKDSRNTPNAEGKRDGEITLRKVS; translated from the coding sequence ATGAAAAATGTCACACTTCCAATACGTTTCGGAATAGTTATAAGTGCTTCTTTAATAGCGTACTTTTTATTTTTAGCATTATTTAATTTACATACCAATGCTGTTTTTAGTTTAGGTAATGGTTTAATCACGGCTTTTGGTATTTATGAAGTTATCAAATATTATAAACTAAAAGTTGGTAAGCAATTTACATACGCTAATGGTTTTAAACAGGGGCTAATTGCGGGGTTTGTTGCGACTTTTATTTTTACCGCTTTTTTTCTGTTGTACGCCACAGAAATCAACCCTTTATTTTTAGCACAGTTATTAGAAGTTTTTGAAGGGCAATATAATGTAGGAGCAGGATTGGTTAGTTTTGTAGTTGCGATAATGGGTTTTAGCACAACGGTTGTACTAACTTTAACGTTTATGCAATTGTTTAAAGATAGCCGAAACACCCCAAATGCAGAGGGGAAAAGGGATGGGGAAATCACTTTAAGGAAGGTGTCGTAA